One Myxococcota bacterium genomic window carries:
- a CDS encoding Gfo/Idh/MocA family oxidoreductase encodes MGAGWISRVYVAALARAGGAEVVAVASRTREAAQKLCAGEPAARAYAFGALPELLQDPRVTLVFVNSPNCLHAAHALAALEAGKHVVVEKPLCLALDEADSLVAAAARRGRVLGYAENLCFSPLYRRARELVRQGAVGRVLWARQVEKHGGPYSPWFFERNEAGGGALMDMGCHGIEALRFVFDRPVVRAVSARLATTLHADKTRLDDDAEVRLELADGVTLVSESSWAVKSGMQSTLEVHGADGTLFVDLLGETGLRVVKPGGSVTRPPVDPLLEHGYLGELEHFLAAARGAACEETGADGRAVLEILLAAYASAGQGGREVALPFRPPAGVTHPVDLWRSPV; translated from the coding sequence CTGGGTGCGGGCTGGATCTCGCGCGTCTACGTCGCGGCGCTGGCGCGCGCGGGCGGCGCGGAGGTCGTGGCCGTGGCCTCGCGCACGCGCGAGGCCGCGCAGAAGCTGTGCGCCGGAGAGCCCGCTGCCCGGGCGTACGCATTCGGGGCCCTGCCCGAGCTCCTCCAAGACCCGCGAGTCACTCTGGTGTTCGTGAACTCGCCCAACTGCTTGCACGCGGCCCACGCCCTGGCCGCGCTCGAGGCGGGGAAGCACGTGGTGGTCGAGAAGCCCCTGTGTCTCGCGCTCGACGAGGCCGACTCACTCGTGGCGGCGGCGGCGCGCCGCGGGCGGGTTCTGGGCTATGCCGAGAACCTGTGCTTCTCGCCGCTCTACCGGCGCGCGCGCGAGCTCGTGCGCCAGGGTGCGGTCGGACGCGTGCTGTGGGCGCGCCAGGTCGAGAAGCACGGCGGGCCGTACTCGCCCTGGTTCTTCGAGCGGAACGAGGCGGGCGGCGGCGCGCTCATGGACATGGGCTGTCACGGGATCGAGGCGCTGCGCTTCGTGTTCGACCGGCCCGTGGTGCGCGCGGTGTCCGCGCGGCTCGCGACCACTCTGCACGCGGACAAGACGAGGCTCGACGACGACGCCGAGGTGCGGCTCGAGCTGGCCGACGGCGTGACGCTGGTGTCGGAGAGCTCGTGGGCCGTGAAGAGCGGCATGCAGAGCACGCTCGAGGTGCACGGCGCCGACGGCACGCTGTTCGTCGACCTCCTGGGCGAGACGGGCCTGCGCGTGGTGAAGCCCGGCGGCTCGGTGACTCGCCCGCCGGTCGACCCCTTGCTCGAGCACGGCTATCTCGGCGAGCTCGAGCACTTCCTCGCCGCCGCGCGCGGCGCGGCCTGCGAGGAGACCGGCGCCGACGGCCGCGCCGTGCTCGAGATCCTGCTCGCGGCCTACGCCTCGGCCGGGCAGGGCGGGCGCGAGGTCGCGCTGCCGTTCCGGCCGCCGGCCGGAGTGACTCATCCGGTCGATCTCTGGCGCAGCCCCGTCTAG
- a CDS encoding acyl-CoA dehydrogenase family protein has protein sequence AKAYTADAYRATSAENIQIHGGVGFTWEYDCHLYFKRAKALEVTYGDPSEHRERVAQLLKL, from the coding sequence GGCGAAGGCGTATACGGCCGACGCCTACCGTGCTACGTCCGCCGAGAACATCCAGATTCACGGCGGCGTCGGCTTCACCTGGGAGTACGACTGCCACCTGTACTTCAAGCGCGCCAAGGCGCTGGAAGTCACCTACGGCGACCCCTCGGAGCACCGCGAGCGGGTCGCCCAGCTGCTGAAGCTCTGA